The following coding sequences lie in one Pseudomonas monsensis genomic window:
- a CDS encoding glycosyltransferase family 39 protein, with the protein MSAFEQLPAFKGWEGTKHTHRLVLLTCLVLALSVRFYSIDLNPIWYDEAFGIRVAHQAPAQILALAGKDNHPPLYYLILHYWIHWFGDSAGAVRSLGVLADIGAMVLALKLLSLVATSAATRIAALLLALLPSSVQISQDVRMYPLLALWLMAATVALVCWSQMPQHKRYPLLYVLLMSMAMYTHYFAALCVLTHWVFWSQAWARKATGISLQGWLTANGAVVALFLPWVPVLLEQVAMKPDFGWIPVMSLESAMELISQLSFGATSVDNLTEWQLWPAMVVVACAVVVVLRDRSNARYGGLLVAYFFVPLTALMLLSVFKSTLVFRYFYFAALGMPLIVAVALEAGWQRNRKLVIVVLFALVIHEIQVLVAMTRIDPLAPHTDVLAAGLQAQSRPGDEIVVGDMLWYLPLDYYLKAGSVPRMYTGRFAGKSWGYPNYGVWALMPQPLQLYVRDDEALLHLTAKRVWWITERLNVEDISRISPRWKRQGTIDGGAIEARLYIQE; encoded by the coding sequence ATGAGCGCCTTCGAACAGCTGCCTGCCTTCAAAGGCTGGGAAGGTACAAAGCACACCCATCGTCTTGTGCTGTTGACGTGCCTGGTACTGGCGTTGAGCGTACGGTTCTACTCGATCGATTTGAATCCGATCTGGTACGACGAGGCGTTCGGTATCCGGGTTGCGCACCAAGCACCCGCGCAGATTCTGGCCCTTGCGGGCAAGGATAATCACCCACCGCTCTACTACCTGATCCTGCATTACTGGATTCATTGGTTCGGTGACAGCGCGGGGGCTGTCAGGTCGTTGGGGGTATTGGCCGATATCGGTGCCATGGTGCTTGCCCTGAAACTCTTGAGCCTGGTCGCGACGTCGGCAGCGACCCGCATTGCCGCATTGTTGCTGGCACTGCTACCGAGCAGCGTGCAGATAAGCCAGGACGTCCGAATGTACCCGCTGCTTGCCCTGTGGTTGATGGCTGCCACGGTCGCCCTGGTCTGCTGGAGCCAGATGCCGCAACACAAACGTTATCCGTTGCTGTATGTGCTGCTGATGTCCATGGCGATGTACACGCACTACTTCGCGGCATTGTGTGTCTTGACACATTGGGTGTTCTGGTCACAGGCATGGGCTCGCAAGGCCACGGGTATTTCGTTGCAGGGCTGGCTCACAGCCAATGGTGCCGTTGTGGCGCTTTTCCTGCCATGGGTGCCCGTTTTGCTTGAGCAAGTTGCCATGAAACCCGATTTCGGATGGATACCGGTGATGAGCCTGGAATCGGCGATGGAGTTGATCTCGCAGTTATCGTTCGGTGCAACATCGGTGGACAACCTGACAGAGTGGCAACTGTGGCCGGCCATGGTGGTGGTAGCCTGTGCCGTGGTGGTTGTCTTGAGGGATCGCAGCAATGCTCGTTATGGCGGCTTGCTGGTGGCGTATTTTTTCGTTCCGCTGACCGCGCTGATGTTGCTGTCTGTGTTCAAGTCGACGCTGGTTTTCAGATATTTTTACTTCGCGGCCCTGGGCATGCCGTTGATCGTCGCTGTCGCGCTTGAGGCCGGGTGGCAGCGCAATCGAAAGCTGGTCATTGTCGTACTGTTCGCGCTTGTCATTCATGAGATACAGGTTTTGGTGGCCATGACGCGCATAGATCCTCTTGCGCCTCATACCGATGTTCTGGCCGCTGGTCTGCAAGCGCAAAGCCGGCCGGGCGACGAGATTGTGGTCGGTGACATGCTTTGGTATTTGCCGCTGGATTACTACCTGAAAGCAGGTAGCGTCCCAAGGATGTATACCGGAAGGTTCGCCGGGAAAAGCTGGGGATACCCGAATTACGGCGTATGGGCACTTATGCCTCAACCGCTTCAATTGTATGTGCGGGATGACGAAGCGCTCCTTCATCTGACTGCCAAGAGGGTCTGGTGGATTACCGAAAGGCTGAATGTCGAGGATATCTCCCGCATTTCTCCGCGATGGAAAAGACAGGGGACGATTGACGGCGGTGCGATCGAAGCCCGCCTGTATATTCAAGAATGA
- a CDS encoding GtrA family protein: protein MKGFSALMVIGIADGLIHWQIFFVLCSAAGLSQAASNFAAFCVAAAFSFYVNMLYTLDRRTSVFGYLLFIVVMGALSFAIGMLADARDLPGLLTVVVFTSVNLLLGYCFFRLVLFRRHQS, encoded by the coding sequence ATGAAAGGATTCTCTGCATTGATGGTGATCGGCATCGCCGATGGATTGATCCATTGGCAGATTTTCTTCGTCCTGTGCAGCGCCGCCGGTTTGTCGCAGGCCGCCAGCAACTTTGCCGCGTTCTGCGTGGCAGCGGCGTTCTCGTTTTACGTGAACATGCTGTACACCCTGGACAGACGAACGTCGGTGTTCGGTTACCTGTTGTTTATCGTTGTGATGGGCGCGCTCAGTTTTGCGATTGGCATGCTTGCGGATGCGCGCGATCTGCCGGGATTGCTGACGGTGGTGGTGTTCACGTCGGTCAATTTGTTGTTGGGGTACTGTTTTTTCAGGTTAGTGCTGTTTCGCAGGCATCAGTCATGA
- a CDS encoding amino acid permease — MPVGNHLPHGETAQGGPLKRELGERHIRLMALGACIGVGLFLGSAKAIEMAGPAIMLSYILGGLAILVIMRALGEMAVHNPVAGSFSRYAQDYLGPLAGFLTGWNYWFLWLVTCVAEITAVAVYMGIWFPDVPRWIWALAALLSMGSINLIAVKAFGEFEFWFALIKIVTIIAMVIGGVGIIAFGFGNDGVALGISNLWAHGGFMPNGVTGVLMSLQMVMFAYLGVEMIGLTAGEARNPQKTIPNAIGSVFWRILLFYVGALFVILSIYPWNEIGTQGSPFVMTFERLGIKTAAGIINFVVITAALSSCNGGIFSTGRMLYSLAQNGQAPAGFAKTSNNGVPRRALLLSIGALLLGVLLNYLVPEKVFVWVTSIATFGAIWTWVMILLAQLKFRKGLSASERAGLKYKMWLYPVSSYFALAFLVLVVGLMAYFPDTRVALYVGPAFLMLLTVLFYVFKLQPTGEPQGAVRSAS, encoded by the coding sequence ATGCCAGTTGGCAATCACCTGCCTCACGGCGAAACCGCTCAGGGCGGTCCGCTCAAACGCGAACTCGGCGAACGGCATATTCGCCTGATGGCGCTCGGTGCCTGTATCGGCGTCGGTCTGTTCCTGGGTTCGGCCAAGGCCATTGAAATGGCCGGCCCGGCAATCATGCTGTCCTACATTCTCGGCGGTCTGGCGATCCTGGTGATCATGCGCGCCCTCGGCGAAATGGCCGTACACAACCCGGTGGCCGGTTCGTTCAGCCGCTACGCCCAGGACTATCTCGGTCCACTGGCAGGTTTTCTGACCGGCTGGAACTACTGGTTCCTGTGGCTGGTGACCTGCGTTGCGGAAATCACTGCCGTCGCCGTGTACATGGGCATCTGGTTCCCCGATGTGCCGCGCTGGATCTGGGCCCTCGCGGCACTGCTCAGCATGGGCTCGATCAACCTGATCGCGGTCAAGGCCTTCGGTGAATTCGAGTTCTGGTTCGCCCTGATCAAAATCGTCACCATCATCGCCATGGTGATTGGTGGCGTCGGCATCATTGCCTTCGGTTTTGGTAACGACGGCGTGGCGCTGGGGATTTCCAACCTGTGGGCCCACGGTGGCTTCATGCCCAACGGCGTGACCGGGGTGCTGATGTCCCTGCAGATGGTCATGTTCGCCTACCTCGGTGTCGAGATGATCGGCCTGACTGCCGGTGAAGCGCGCAACCCGCAGAAGACCATCCCGAACGCAATCGGCTCGGTGTTCTGGCGCATTCTGCTGTTCTACGTCGGCGCGTTGTTCGTGATCCTGTCGATCTACCCGTGGAACGAAATCGGCACCCAGGGCAGCCCCTTCGTGATGACCTTCGAACGCCTGGGCATCAAAACCGCTGCCGGCATCATCAACTTCGTGGTGATCACCGCCGCGCTGTCGTCGTGCAACGGCGGCATCTTCAGCACCGGGCGCATGCTCTACAGCCTGGCGCAAAACGGTCAGGCCCCGGCCGGTTTCGCCAAGACGTCGAACAACGGTGTGCCGCGCCGTGCGTTGCTGCTGTCGATCGGCGCGTTACTGTTGGGCGTGCTGCTCAACTACCTGGTGCCGGAAAAAGTCTTTGTCTGGGTGACCTCGATCGCCACCTTCGGTGCGATCTGGACCTGGGTGATGATCCTGCTGGCGCAACTGAAATTCCGCAAAGGCCTGAGCGCCAGCGAGCGCGCCGGCCTGAAATACAAGATGTGGCTATATCCGGTCAGCTCGTACTTCGCCCTGGCTTTCCTGGTGCTGGTGGTCGGCCTGATGGCGTACTTCCCGGATACGCGCGTGGCGCTGTATGTGGGGCCAGCGTTCCTGATGCTGCTGACAGTGTTGTTCTACGTGTTCAAGTTGCAGCCGACCGGTGAGCCGCAGGGCGCGGTACGTTCGGCGTCGTAA
- a CDS encoding biosynthetic peptidoglycan transglycosylase, translating to MGALWQTDSSKAVVPTESVDEAPVPGKPRRNRHGWKAFWLLLVIIAIVVGLAASKEMRTSRFQARELSQYAAGLTYTLEPGPSEAIRYPGNGPFDLRLGYSSLDEFLPRLLKRNYVITEQTRFSPALLSYTDKGLFVPYSEKIQAGLSITDCRAAPLYRYNYPQQLYASFESIPPVVVNSLLFIENRFLLDPKQPLANPAVDWPRFGMAAWSQVAKLLHLPGQSAGGSTLATQLEKYRHSPDGLTVSGAEKIRQMISASVRAYQPGPETLAARQNIVRDYLNSVPLSAVPGHGEVHGMAEGLRVWYGSDFNQANEQLNSPATDPKTMADKGLALREMLSLMIAQRRPSHYLNKGREELADLTDSHLRLLKQNGVIDSALADAALASKVSYRDWQTQPTIQPIETNKGISVARSRLASMLNRPLYDLDRLDLSATSTLQGDLQTQATAYLKKLADPTYAGEIGLLGERLLTPTSTTQVRYSFTLFELTPDGSRVRVQTDSTDQPFDINEGSKLELGSTAKMRVLTTYLQIIAELHDKYGAMSVPELKKVDVPDQDRLSQWVIEYLIQNKDHDLSKMLGAALDRKYSASPGEAFFTGGGLHVFHNFRKEDNGRMPTLRDALRESINLPFIRLMRDVVRYVTYSGPNSSAELLKDDRDPRRQEYLANFADREGTAFQLKFWKKYKNKDTQARLDTFLDSMRPTPIRMAAVHRYLLPDASQEDFNTFVRSHLKGAKLTEKLTDDRLIRLYDAYGPGSFDLPDQGFIAKVHPLDLWMMGYLLKHPDATFSEIVKASHFERQEVYSWLFKSKHKGARDSRIRTMLEIEAFLEIHQRWQKVGYPFDHLVPSLATAIGSSGDRPAALAELIGTILNDGVRMPTLRIDSLHFAAGTPYETQLVNDPHVGKRVMPSEVANAMREALSQVVDAGTAKRVSGSFKLADGSPLAMGGKTGTGDNRIEAIGSGGRILSSKSINRTATFVFYIGEHHFGTLTAFVPGRSAENFKFTSALPVQVLKGMAPILTPYLQPGSDSQCKPTQTASVAMLEAPHPTAR from the coding sequence ATGGGCGCTTTGTGGCAAACCGATTCGAGTAAAGCCGTGGTTCCGACTGAAAGTGTGGATGAAGCGCCTGTCCCTGGAAAACCACGCCGCAACCGGCATGGCTGGAAGGCTTTCTGGTTGTTGCTGGTGATTATCGCGATAGTCGTGGGCCTGGCTGCATCCAAAGAGATGCGCACCTCGCGGTTTCAGGCCCGGGAGCTCAGCCAGTATGCCGCCGGGCTGACCTACACCCTGGAGCCGGGGCCCAGCGAAGCCATTCGTTATCCGGGCAACGGTCCGTTCGACCTGCGTCTGGGCTACAGCTCCCTCGATGAATTCCTGCCGCGCCTGCTCAAGCGCAACTACGTCATCACCGAGCAGACACGCTTTTCTCCGGCCCTGCTCAGCTATACCGACAAAGGCCTGTTCGTGCCCTATTCCGAAAAGATCCAGGCCGGGCTGTCGATTACCGATTGCCGGGCCGCGCCGCTGTACAGGTACAACTACCCGCAACAACTTTATGCAAGCTTCGAGTCCATCCCGCCGGTGGTGGTCAACAGCCTGTTGTTCATCGAAAACCGCTTTCTGCTCGACCCCAAACAGCCACTGGCGAACCCGGCGGTGGACTGGCCGCGCTTCGGCATGGCGGCGTGGTCGCAGGTGGCGAAGTTGCTGCACTTGCCCGGGCAATCGGCGGGTGGCAGTACCCTGGCCACGCAACTGGAGAAGTACCGCCACTCGCCCGACGGCTTGACGGTGTCCGGTGCGGAAAAGATCCGCCAGATGATTTCCGCCAGCGTGCGCGCCTATCAACCCGGCCCTGAAACCCTTGCAGCCCGTCAAAACATCGTGCGCGATTACCTCAACAGCGTGCCGCTGTCGGCGGTGCCCGGGCACGGTGAAGTGCATGGCATGGCCGAAGGCCTGCGAGTCTGGTACGGCAGCGATTTCAACCAGGCCAACGAACAGTTGAACAGCCCGGCCACCGATCCGAAAACCATGGCCGACAAAGGCCTGGCCCTGCGCGAGATGCTGTCGCTGATGATCGCCCAGCGCCGCCCGTCGCATTACCTGAACAAGGGTCGCGAAGAGCTGGCCGACCTCACCGACAGCCACTTGCGCCTGCTCAAGCAGAACGGCGTGATCGACAGTGCCCTGGCCGATGCCGCGCTTGCCAGCAAGGTCAGCTATCGCGACTGGCAGACCCAGCCGACGATCCAGCCCATCGAAACCAACAAAGGCATCAGCGTCGCTCGCAGCCGTCTGGCGAGCATGCTCAATCGTCCGCTGTACGACCTCGACCGCCTCGACCTGTCGGCCACCAGCACCTTGCAGGGCGATCTGCAAACCCAGGCCACCGCCTACCTGAAGAAGCTCGCCGACCCGACTTACGCCGGCGAAATCGGTCTGCTCGGTGAGCGCCTGCTGACACCGACCAGCACCACTCAGGTGCGCTACAGCTTCACCCTGTTCGAACTGACCCCCGACGGTTCGCGCGTGCGTGTGCAAACCGACAGCACCGATCAGCCCTTCGACATCAACGAAGGCAGCAAACTCGAACTGGGCTCGACAGCGAAAATGCGCGTGCTCACCACTTACCTGCAAATCATCGCCGAACTGCACGACAAGTACGGCGCCATGAGCGTGCCGGAACTGAAGAAAGTCGACGTCCCCGACCAGGATCGCCTGAGCCAGTGGGTTATCGAGTACCTGATCCAGAACAAGGACCACGACCTGTCGAAGATGCTCGGCGCAGCCCTTGATCGCAAATACTCGGCCAGCCCCGGCGAGGCGTTTTTCACTGGCGGCGGCCTGCATGTGTTCCACAACTTTCGCAAGGAAGACAACGGCCGCATGCCGACCCTGCGCGATGCCCTGCGTGAATCGATCAACCTGCCGTTCATTCGCCTGATGCGCGATGTGGTGCGCTATGTCACTTATTCGGGGCCCAACAGCAGTGCCGAATTGCTCAAGGATGATCGTGACCCGCGCCGGCAGGAATACCTGGCGAATTTCGCCGATCGCGAAGGCACGGCGTTCCAGCTCAAGTTCTGGAAAAAATACAAAAACAAAGACACTCAGGCGCGCCTCGACACCTTCCTCGACAGCATGCGCCCGACGCCGATCCGCATGGCCGCCGTGCATCGCTACCTACTGCCCGATGCCAGCCAGGAAGATTTCAATACGTTCGTGCGCTCACACCTCAAAGGCGCCAAGCTCACTGAAAAACTCACTGACGATCGCCTGATCCGCCTCTACGATGCCTACGGTCCCGGCAGTTTCGATTTGCCCGATCAAGGCTTCATCGCCAAGGTCCATCCACTGGACCTGTGGATGATGGGCTACCTGTTGAAGCACCCGGATGCGACCTTCAGCGAGATCGTCAAGGCCAGTCATTTCGAACGCCAGGAAGTCTACAGCTGGCTGTTCAAGAGCAAGCACAAGGGTGCCCGCGACAGCCGTATTCGCACCATGCTCGAGATCGAAGCGTTCCTTGAGATTCATCAGCGCTGGCAGAAGGTCGGCTACCCGTTCGATCATCTGGTGCCATCGCTGGCCACCGCCATCGGCAGCTCAGGTGACCGCCCGGCGGCACTGGCCGAGTTGATCGGCACCATCCTCAATGACGGCGTGCGCATGCCGACCCTGCGCATCGACAGCCTGCATTTCGCCGCCGGTACGCCCTACGAAACACAACTGGTCAATGACCCGCATGTGGGCAAGCGGGTGATGCCATCCGAGGTCGCCAACGCCATGCGCGAGGCGCTGTCGCAAGTGGTGGACGCCGGTACGGCAAAACGTGTTTCCGGCAGTTTCAAACTCGCTGATGGCAGCCCACTGGCCATGGGTGGCAAAACGGGTACCGGTGACAACCGCATCGAAGCCATCGGTTCGGGCGGACGCATCCTCAGTTCGAAGTCGATCAACCGTACGGCAACGTTCGTTTTCTACATCGGCGAGCACCATTTCGGCACCCTCACCGCGTTCGTTCCGGGGCGCTCGGCGGAGAACTTCAAGTTCACCTCGGCCCTGCCAGTGCAGGTGCTCAAGGGCATGGCGCCGATTCTGACGCCGTATCTGCAACCAGGCAGCGACTCACAATGCAAACCGACGCAGACCGCCAGCGTGGCGATGCTCGAGGCGCCGCACCCTACGGCGAGGTAA
- a CDS encoding FMN-binding glutamate synthase family protein produces the protein MSLSLLSRYAFFAVCVIFTLASLPFLDHDWLWPITAVTGVLSLLGLFDLLQSPHAVRRNYPILGNIRYLVEGIRPEIRQYLLESDSDALPFSRAQRSLVYSRAKNETADKPFGTLIDVYQSGFEFIGHSMRPAPLSDPSSFRVTVGGPQCTQPYSASVFNISAMSFGSLSANAIRALNQGAKLGNFAHDTGEGSISPYHREHGGDLTWELGSGYFGCRTSDGRFDPERFAAQAQNPQVRMIEIKMSQGAKPGHGGILPKHKVTQEIADTRGIQMGEDCISPSRHSAFSTPIELMQFIQQLRELSGGKPVGFKFCLGHPWEFMGIAKAMLETGILPDFIVVDGKEGGTGAAPVEFTDHIGVPMREGLLFVHNTLVGLNLRDKIKLGASGKIVSAFDIASVLAIGADWANSARGFMFAIGCIQSQSCHTNKCPTGVATQDALRQRALVVPDKAQRVYNFHRNTLKALAEMLAAAGLEHPSQLSAKHLVRRMSATEIKLFSQLHVFLKPGELLTGEVNGEFYSRMWQMARADSFEPQEVAAA, from the coding sequence ATGAGCCTGTCACTCCTGAGCCGCTACGCCTTCTTTGCCGTCTGCGTGATCTTCACCCTCGCCAGCCTGCCTTTTCTCGACCACGACTGGCTGTGGCCGATCACCGCCGTCACCGGCGTGCTGAGCCTGCTCGGTCTGTTCGATCTGCTGCAGAGCCCCCATGCAGTCCGCCGCAACTACCCGATCCTGGGCAACATCCGCTATCTGGTCGAAGGCATCCGCCCGGAAATCCGCCAGTACCTGCTGGAGTCCGACAGCGACGCCCTGCCCTTCTCCCGCGCACAACGTTCGCTGGTGTACTCGCGAGCGAAAAACGAAACCGCCGACAAACCGTTCGGCACGCTGATTGATGTCTATCAATCGGGTTTCGAATTCATCGGCCATTCGATGCGCCCGGCGCCGTTGAGCGACCCGAGCAGTTTCCGCGTCACCGTCGGCGGCCCGCAGTGCACGCAGCCGTATTCGGCCTCGGTGTTCAACATCTCGGCGATGAGCTTCGGCTCGCTCAGCGCCAACGCCATCCGGGCGTTGAATCAAGGGGCGAAACTCGGCAACTTTGCCCACGACACCGGCGAAGGCAGCATCAGCCCCTATCACCGTGAACACGGCGGCGACCTGACCTGGGAACTGGGCAGCGGCTACTTCGGTTGCCGCACCAGCGACGGCCGCTTCGACCCGGAACGCTTCGCCGCCCAGGCGCAAAATCCGCAAGTGCGGATGATCGAAATCAAGATGAGCCAGGGCGCCAAACCGGGCCACGGCGGGATCCTGCCCAAACACAAGGTCACCCAGGAAATCGCTGACACCCGCGGCATCCAGATGGGCGAAGACTGCATCTCGCCGTCACGCCACAGCGCGTTTTCCACACCCATCGAGCTGATGCAGTTCATCCAGCAATTGCGTGAACTGTCCGGCGGCAAACCGGTGGGCTTCAAGTTCTGCCTCGGTCATCCATGGGAGTTCATGGGCATCGCCAAGGCCATGCTGGAAACCGGCATCCTGCCGGACTTCATCGTCGTCGATGGCAAGGAAGGCGGCACCGGCGCCGCGCCAGTGGAGTTCACCGACCACATCGGCGTGCCGATGCGCGAAGGCCTGCTGTTTGTGCACAACACCCTTGTGGGCCTGAACCTGCGCGACAAGATCAAACTCGGCGCCAGCGGCAAGATCGTCAGCGCCTTCGACATCGCCAGCGTGCTGGCCATCGGCGCCGACTGGGCCAACTCCGCGCGCGGCTTCATGTTCGCCATCGGCTGCATCCAGTCGCAAAGCTGCCACACCAACAAATGCCCGACCGGCGTGGCGACTCAGGACGCCTTGCGCCAACGCGCGCTGGTGGTGCCGGACAAGGCCCAGCGCGTCTACAACTTCCACCGCAATACGCTCAAGGCGCTGGCGGAAATGCTTGCCGCTGCCGGTCTTGAGCATCCGTCGCAACTGTCGGCCAAGCACCTGGTGCGACGCATGTCAGCGACTGAAATCAAACTGTTTTCGCAATTGCATGTGTTCCTCAAACCCGGCGAGTTGCTCACCGGGGAAGTGAACGGCGAGTTCTATTCGCGGATGTGGCAGATGGCGCGGGCGGACAGTTTTGAACCGCAGGAAGTGGCGGCGGCCTGA